Genomic window (Bacillus pumilus):
AAAGCTTTTATGGTCATCTTATGTAGCTGATCATCGGCGGGATGCATTAAAGCAAATGAGCGGTGTATCTCATGAACAATACAAATCTCTAATGAATGAGATTTTTGATATCATGAAAAATGACCCAGAGCAAAAAAAGGCGTTAGAAGAAAAAATGATGAAAAAGAACTTATTAAGCTTGCGTATTCAATCATTACTGACGCAAAAAATGACAAGGTCAACAACTAATCAATATGCACATTTTATGAAACGTCTACAGGATGAGCTGTTAACAACAGAAGAAAAGCGTCTTTTTAGCCAAATTGTGCTGGGAGAAACATTCAAGACGGAAACAGATCAATACCTTTGGTATAAAGGCGGAGCAACATTGTTTGTTTTCACAGCTGCTTTATATCGAAAAACAGATACATCAACTATATCCCTCTCTCTATTTATCAATGATCCGAAAGCGGACAATTCTCACTGGATTGAGGAAGTATTCAATGAATTTATACTCACTGCAGCAGTGGACCAAAACTTTCGACAAAGATTGATTCAAGCTTTTACTAAATAATCATCAAAAAAACAGAGGGAGACACCCCTCTGTTTTATTATTTCTGCATGGGAAACACTTTATATACATCTTGCCGTTTCTCTTTTGACTTCACAACTCCATCAACCAGTTCCTTCTGCCAAAGCGCTACATTGTCTTGGTACTCTTTGAATGAGTGAGGGAGCTTTTTTTCTAGTTGCTGTCTATTAAACGTGACAGCTGGTTCATTGTTTGAGCTCATCTTGAGGGTTACCTGCTTAACATTATCGACGAGGATAAAAAGTGCGAATGCGTTGTATAAATACGTTTTCTCAATCGTCTCCTTTTGATCAAACCAGTATGCGTCAAATTGTTTTTCTGTGTCATCGGCATTTTCTTTTACTCCGTATGTAATGTCTAATGACTTTCCATCAACGATTTCAAATTCTCGAATCATACCTCCAGGAAGCTCTGATAAGATCTCACGAATGGTTGAGTTGTCACCAAGATACGTGTTTTTGTGCTTAGAAAGCTGTTTTAATGATATATCTTCTATTCCTTTTATGCTCTTCTGCTCGGTCGCTTGACTGTTGCATCCAGATAAGACGACTGTTAGTAGCAACAGGATATACATCCACTTCTTCATGAATTTTGCCCCTTTTCTATTCTTTCTATATATAAATGTTCATTTTATCACAATTTTCCAATCCGTTAGCTCATTGATTTCCATTTACTGAACTGCATGTTTTGTTCAAACCAACGAACAATACAAAGAAAAAAAGGAGTTCAGTCCATGGCAGAAGTGCTTTCATTTTATCAATTGAAAACAAAACGAGATGTCACGCTTGAAAAGAAGCTGTTGCGTACATTGTCTCTTCAACAGGTGACGGTTGCTTCCGAGAAATTCACGAAGAAGCTGTTCCCATTTGCAGATGATCCAGCCGGTATTATGAGTGATGGCTGCATCGATTTCGCCATTGAAGCTTTTTTAGCAGGTGGGAGATACGGAGAGTCGAGTAAGTATGGTGAATCATTCGATGATATAAAGAAGCGGTCAGTTCATGAAGAAGATGAACTGGTTGAGGAGCTAGCAGGGTGTTTGCAGTCGTGGGGGAATATGTTCCGAATGGAGCGCAAGATGTCGTGTTTGTATCCATTTGCGAAGGATTTTTTAAGCGTGTGGTGGGAGGAAGGCTTTCGAGAATCAGAAAAAAGACACAAGCTTCGGCTGCATTAAGCATATTTTCAGCCCTTGTCCCATATCTATAAAATAATGGTGTATGGGAGGGACAGGGATGAAAAGAAAGCTGAAGTGGACAGGGTTTTTAATTGGATTTATTGTCCTCTTATTCTTATTCAGGTTTCAATTTCTAAATGATGATTCATGGAAATCATGGAATTTGCCTCTAAGCGGGAAAATCATCTATTTAGATCCGGGTCATGGTGGTCCAGATGGCGGGGCTGTAGGGGGAGAACTGCTTGAAAAAGAGATTGCACTGGATGTGTCCATGAAGATACGTGACTATTTACAGGAGCAGGGAGCGCTTGTTCTCATGACTCGCGAGGATGATTCTGATTTATCATCAAAGAATACAAAGGGATATGCACGAAAGAAAGCAG
Coding sequences:
- a CDS encoding DUF4825 domain-containing protein → MKKWMYILLLLTVVLSGCNSQATEQKSIKGIEDISLKQLSKHKNTYLGDNSTIREILSELPGGMIREFEIVDGKSLDITYGVKENADDTEKQFDAYWFDQKETIEKTYLYNAFALFILVDNVKQVTLKMSSNNEPAVTFNRQQLEKKLPHSFKEYQDNVALWQKELVDGVVKSKEKRQDVYKVFPMQK
- a CDS encoding YbaK family protein, with amino-acid sequence MAEVLSFYQLKTKRDVTLEKKLLRTLSLQQVTVASEKFTKKLFPFADDPAGIMSDGCIDFAIEAFLAGGRYGESSKYGESFDDIKKRSVHEEDELVEELAGCLQSWGNMFRMERKMSCLYPFAKDFLSVWWEEGFRESEKRHKLRLH